In one window of Primulina tabacum isolate GXHZ01 chromosome 8, ASM2559414v2, whole genome shotgun sequence DNA:
- the LOC142553973 gene encoding uncharacterized protein LOC142553973, whose product MSEFSNGRSKPWNIYSRPSPSPSQTDANREGPQKNFGTSMSAISFGFVATAILVSMFLIMAIFEHLFKPNATHAESRGIESREMQKLGRSEIAQTSYALDFSVLMPGQQYPTYIAKAAPLPSGREGVHWPSHEHGNAPERILAYQLTKR is encoded by the exons ATGAGTGAGTTCAGTAATGGAAGATCAAAGCCATGGAACATATACAGCAGGCCAAGTCCCAGTCCATCGCAAACAGATGCTAATAGGGAAGGGCCACAGAAAAATTTTGGCACATCAATGAGTGCCATTTCTTTTGGCTTTGTTGCTACAGCCATTTTGGTATCCATGTTTCTAATCATGGCCATATTTGAGCATTTATTCAAACCAAATGCAACCCATGCTGAATCTAGGGGAATTGAATCAAGAGAAATGCAGAAGTTGGGACGTTCAGAAATA GCGCAAACATCATATGCATTGGATTTCTCCGTATTGATGCCGGGACAGCAATATCCAACCTATATTGCTAAAGCAGCTCCTCTGCCTAGCGGAAGGGAAGGAGTGCATTGGCCGTCTCATGAACATG GGAATGCACCTGAAAGAATTTTGGCATACCAGTTAACGAAGAGATGA